One stretch of Pseudomonas sp. NC02 DNA includes these proteins:
- a CDS encoding efflux RND transporter periplasmic adaptor subunit produces the protein MRSYFLPLALPASLLFLLAACGHEEAAQTTVRPAMVVQPEPSAQASDSYPGEVRARYEPDLAFRIGGKVSRRLVEEGERVKANQPLAELDPQDVRLQLEATRAQVAAADANLSLVRAERDRYKTLMDRQMVSRSQYDNSENLYRTGEARLKQIKAEFDVANNQAGYAVLRAPQDGVVAKRAVEVGQVVSAGQTVFTLATDGEREVLISLPEQSFGRFKIGQPVSVELWSQPDQRFNGRIRELSPAADPKSRTFAARVAFTGGKVPAELGQSARVFIQADGVIPLAVPLSALSAENGASYVWVVQPDNTLKRTPVRIGAFGEKTVPVLEGLNPTDWVIAAGVHVLHEGQQVRPVDRANRVVSLAAKE, from the coding sequence ATGCGCAGCTATTTCCTGCCACTCGCTTTGCCTGCCAGCTTGTTATTCCTGTTGGCTGCCTGTGGCCATGAAGAAGCGGCGCAAACCACCGTCCGCCCGGCCATGGTGGTTCAGCCAGAGCCTTCGGCGCAGGCTTCCGACAGCTACCCGGGCGAGGTGCGTGCACGCTATGAACCCGACCTGGCCTTTCGCATTGGCGGCAAAGTCAGCCGACGACTGGTGGAGGAGGGCGAGCGCGTCAAGGCCAACCAGCCCCTGGCCGAACTCGACCCTCAGGACGTACGCCTGCAACTGGAAGCCACCCGCGCCCAGGTCGCCGCTGCCGACGCCAACCTGAGCCTGGTACGCGCCGAGCGTGACCGCTACAAGACCCTGATGGACCGTCAGATGGTCAGCCGCTCCCAGTACGACAACTCCGAAAACCTCTACCGCACCGGTGAAGCACGCCTCAAGCAGATCAAGGCCGAATTCGACGTGGCCAATAACCAGGCCGGTTACGCCGTGTTGCGCGCACCCCAGGATGGCGTGGTCGCCAAGCGTGCAGTGGAAGTCGGCCAGGTGGTGTCGGCCGGCCAGACCGTATTCACCCTGGCCACCGATGGCGAGCGGGAGGTGTTGATCAGCCTGCCGGAGCAAAGCTTCGGGCGTTTCAAGATTGGCCAGCCGGTGTCCGTGGAACTGTGGAGCCAGCCTGACCAGCGCTTCAACGGCCGCATCCGCGAACTGTCGCCGGCTGCCGATCCAAAGTCGCGAACCTTCGCCGCCCGCGTCGCGTTTACCGGCGGCAAAGTGCCTGCGGAACTGGGGCAGAGCGCTCGCGTCTTCATCCAGGCTGACGGGGTGATTCCCCTGGCGGTGCCGCTGTCTGCCCTGAGCGCGGAGAACGGCGCGTCCTACGTCTGGGTGGTGCAGCCCGACAATACCCTCAAGCGCACACCGGTGCGGATCGGCGCCTTTGGCGAGAAAACCGTGCCGGTACTGGAAGGCTTGAACCCCACTGATTGGGTGATCGCCGCCGGTGTGCATGTACTCCATGAGGGCCAGCAAGTGCGCCCGGTGGATCGCGCCAATCGAGTGGTAAGTCTGGCGGCCAAGGAGTAG
- a CDS encoding extensin family protein, with the protein MRFFKVLGVLLVLAGGVLVGVWRGWVPLPDEWNPWAPLDVRASPNLLTRFKLGRLQDDPALCDQVLKTSGLRVAHQADSPADAACPLRNTLRVQGADVGLSSSFLASCPLAVAFALFERHSLQPAAQAVFGQAVTRVDHLGSFACRNIYNRANGRLSQHASANALDIAGFRLADGRTISVLKDWPGDGERARFLRQVRDGACKDFNVVLSPDYNAAHRNHFHLDMGRWWVCR; encoded by the coding sequence GTGCGTTTCTTCAAGGTGCTGGGCGTGCTGCTGGTGTTGGCAGGTGGTGTGTTGGTTGGCGTGTGGCGGGGCTGGGTGCCGCTGCCCGATGAGTGGAACCCGTGGGCGCCGCTGGACGTGCGGGCAAGCCCGAACCTGCTGACCCGATTCAAGCTTGGGCGTTTGCAGGATGATCCCGCCCTATGTGACCAAGTGCTGAAGACCTCCGGGCTGCGAGTCGCCCATCAGGCGGACAGCCCTGCCGACGCGGCTTGCCCGCTGCGCAATACATTGCGGGTCCAAGGCGCTGATGTCGGCTTGAGCAGCAGCTTTCTCGCCAGTTGCCCGCTGGCCGTGGCGTTCGCCCTGTTCGAGCGCCATAGCCTGCAACCAGCGGCCCAGGCGGTGTTTGGCCAGGCAGTGACGCGGGTCGATCACCTGGGCAGCTTTGCCTGTCGCAATATCTACAACCGCGCCAACGGACGACTCAGCCAGCATGCGTCGGCCAATGCGTTGGATATCGCCGGGTTTCGCCTGGCGGACGGGCGCACCATCAGTGTGCTCAAGGATTGGCCGGGTGACGGCGAGCGTGCGCGCTTCCTGCGGCAAGTACGCGACGGCGCCTGCAAGGATTTCAATGTGGTGTTGAGCCCGGATTACAACGCCGCCCACCGTAATCACTTTCATCTGGACATGGGTCGGTGGTGGGTATGTCGCTGA
- the ppc gene encoding phosphoenolpyruvate carboxylase: MSDIDARLREDVHLLGELLGNTIREQYGDEFLDKIEQIRKGAKADRRGAASEQVAGEELSASLNQLKEDELLPVARAFNQFLNLANIAEQYQLIHRRDESTPAPFESRVLPELLARLQSEGHSSESLARQLGRLEIELVLTAHPTEVARRTLIQKYDAIAAQLALQDHRDLTTAEREQIRNRLQRLIAEAWHTEEIRRTRPTPVDEAKWGFAVIEHSLWHAIPNYLRKADHALHAATGLRLPLEAAPIRFASWMGGDRDGNPNVTAPVTREVLLLARWMAADLYLRDIDHLASELSMQQASPALQAKVGDSVEPYRALLKQLRERLRATRQWAHTSLTSTTPAPADVLQNNRDLLEPLQLCYESLHSCGMGVIADGPLLDCLRRAVTFGLFLVRLDVRQDSTRHCAAMTEITDYLGLGRYEDWDEEARISFLMKELANRRPLLPGYFKPSADTAEVLNTCKEIAAAPAASLGSYVISMAGAASDVLAVQLLLKESGVQRPMRVVPLFETLADLDNAGPVIEKLLLLPGYRARLQGPQEVMIGYSDSAKDAGTTAAAWAQYRAQERLVEICREQQVELLLFHGRGGTVGRGGGPAHAAILSQPPGSVAGRFRTTEQGEMIRFKFGLPDIAEQNLNLYLAAVLEATLLPPPPPEPAWRHLMDELAADGVSAYRAVVRENPQFVEYFRQSTPEQELGRLPLGSRPAKRRAGGIESLRAIPWIFGWTQTRLMLPAWLGWEAALNNALERGEGELLGQMREQWPFFRTRIDMLEMVLAKADADIARLYDERLVQPDLLPLGAHLRDLLSQACSVVLGLTGQSQLLAHSPDTLEFIRLRNTYLDPLHLLQAELLARSRQQEAAQDSPLEQALLVSVAGIAAGLRNTG, translated from the coding sequence ATGAGCGATATCGATGCACGTTTGCGTGAGGATGTTCACCTGCTGGGTGAACTGTTGGGCAACACGATTCGAGAACAGTACGGCGATGAATTCCTCGACAAGATCGAGCAGATCCGTAAAGGCGCCAAGGCCGACCGCCGTGGCGCAGCCTCGGAGCAGGTGGCCGGCGAAGAGCTGAGCGCCAGCCTCAATCAACTCAAGGAAGACGAACTGCTGCCGGTGGCGCGGGCCTTCAACCAGTTTCTCAACCTGGCCAATATCGCCGAACAGTATCAGTTGATCCACCGCCGTGATGAATCAACCCCGGCGCCGTTCGAGTCGCGGGTGCTGCCGGAACTGCTGGCGCGCCTGCAGAGTGAAGGCCACAGCAGCGAATCCCTGGCGCGCCAGTTGGGTCGGTTGGAAATCGAACTGGTGCTCACCGCTCACCCCACCGAAGTCGCCCGCCGCACCCTGATCCAGAAATACGACGCCATCGCCGCACAACTGGCCCTGCAGGATCACCGCGACCTCACCACCGCCGAGCGCGAGCAGATCCGCAATCGCCTGCAACGCCTGATCGCTGAAGCCTGGCACACCGAAGAAATTCGCCGCACCCGGCCCACGCCGGTAGACGAAGCCAAGTGGGGCTTTGCGGTGATCGAGCATTCGTTGTGGCACGCCATCCCGAATTATTTGCGCAAGGCCGATCACGCCTTGCACGCGGCTACCGGCCTGCGCCTGCCTCTGGAGGCCGCGCCGATTCGCTTCGCTTCCTGGATGGGCGGCGACCGCGACGGCAACCCCAACGTCACCGCCCCGGTCACCCGCGAAGTGCTGTTGCTGGCGCGCTGGATGGCGGCTGACCTGTACTTGCGCGACATCGACCACCTCGCCTCCGAACTGTCGATGCAACAGGCCAGCCCGGCATTGCAGGCCAAGGTGGGTGACAGCGTCGAACCTTACCGGGCGTTGCTCAAGCAATTGCGTGAGCGGCTGCGCGCCACACGCCAATGGGCCCACACCTCGTTGACCAGCACCACGCCGGCGCCCGCCGATGTGCTGCAAAATAACCGCGACCTGCTCGAGCCTTTGCAACTGTGCTACGAGTCGCTGCATAGCTGCGGCATGGGCGTGATTGCCGACGGCCCGCTGCTGGATTGCTTGCGTCGGGCGGTCACGTTCGGGCTGTTCCTGGTGCGCCTCGACGTACGCCAGGACTCCACCCGCCACTGCGCGGCCATGACCGAAATCACCGACTACCTGGGCCTTGGCCGGTACGAGGATTGGGACGAAGAGGCGCGCATCAGCTTCCTGATGAAGGAACTGGCCAACCGTCGACCCCTGTTGCCAGGCTACTTCAAGCCTTCGGCAGACACCGCCGAAGTGCTGAACACCTGTAAGGAAATCGCTGCCGCACCGGCTGCGTCCCTGGGTTCCTACGTCATCTCCATGGCCGGCGCCGCGTCGGACGTGTTGGCCGTGCAACTGCTGCTCAAGGAGTCTGGCGTACAACGGCCGATGCGTGTGGTGCCGTTGTTCGAGACCCTGGCTGACCTGGACAACGCAGGCCCGGTGATCGAGAAACTGCTGCTGTTGCCGGGCTACCGCGCCCGCCTGCAGGGCCCGCAGGAAGTGATGATCGGCTACTCGGATTCGGCCAAGGACGCCGGCACTACCGCCGCCGCCTGGGCGCAATACCGGGCCCAGGAACGGCTGGTGGAAATCTGCCGCGAACAACAAGTCGAACTGCTGCTGTTCCACGGTCGTGGCGGCACCGTAGGCCGCGGCGGCGGCCCGGCTCACGCGGCGATTCTGTCGCAGCCTCCTGGGTCGGTGGCGGGGCGTTTCCGTACCACTGAGCAGGGCGAGATGATCCGCTTCAAGTTCGGCCTGCCGGACATCGCCGAGCAGAACCTCAACCTGTACCTGGCGGCGGTGCTGGAGGCAACCTTGCTGCCACCGCCACCACCGGAGCCGGCCTGGCGCCACTTGATGGACGAATTGGCCGCCGACGGTGTCAGTGCTTACCGCGCCGTGGTGCGGGAAAATCCGCAGTTCGTCGAGTATTTCCGCCAGTCGACCCCGGAGCAGGAACTGGGTCGCTTGCCCCTGGGCAGTCGTCCGGCCAAGCGCCGGGCTGGTGGCATTGAAAGCCTGCGGGCGATCCCGTGGATCTTCGGCTGGACCCAGACACGCCTGATGCTGCCCGCCTGGCTCGGCTGGGAAGCGGCGTTGAACAATGCCCTGGAGCGTGGCGAAGGCGAGTTGCTGGGGCAGATGCGCGAGCAGTGGCCGTTCTTTCGTACCCGCATCGATATGCTGGAAATGGTGCTGGCCAAGGCCGACGCCGACATCGCCCGGCTGTATGACGAGCGATTGGTGCAGCCCGATCTGCTGCCATTGGGTGCGCACTTACGCGACCTATTGTCGCAGGCGTGCAGTGTGGTGCTTGGCCTGACTGGCCAGTCTCAGCTGCTGGCCCACAGCCCCGATACGCTTGAGTTCATCCGCCTGCGCAACACCTACCTGGACCCGTTGCACCTGCTGCAGGCCGAATTGCTGGCCCGATCGCGGCAACAGGAAGCGGCACAAGACAGCCCTCTGGAACAGGCGCTGCTGGTGTCTGTGGCCGGTATTGCCGCTGGTTTGCGCAACACCGGCTGA
- a CDS encoding DUF4398 domain-containing protein, producing the protein MELKTMKTSTAKTSFNHLRGLKLAALAIGTSFVLAGCAGNPPTEQYAVTQSAVNSAVSAGGTEFAAVEMKSAQDKLKQAEIAMHDKNYDEARRLAEQSEWDARVAERKAQAAKAEQAVKDSQKAVQELRQEGMRPAVIQPQQ; encoded by the coding sequence ATGGAGTTGAAGACGATGAAGACCAGCACTGCCAAAACCTCGTTTAACCACCTGCGCGGGCTTAAATTGGCCGCGCTGGCAATCGGCACCAGCTTCGTACTGGCTGGCTGCGCCGGCAACCCGCCGACCGAGCAATACGCTGTGACCCAATCTGCGGTGAACAGCGCTGTCAGCGCCGGCGGTACCGAGTTCGCAGCCGTGGAGATGAAGTCTGCCCAGGACAAACTGAAGCAAGCTGAAATCGCCATGCACGACAAGAACTACGACGAAGCCCGTCGCCTGGCCGAACAGTCCGAGTGGGACGCTCGCGTAGCAGAGCGTAAAGCCCAGGCTGCCAAGGCCGAACAGGCTGTGAAGGATTCCCAGAAAGCTGTTCAGGAGCTGCGTCAGGAAGGCATGCGCCCGGCTGTGATCCAGCCGCAACAATAA
- a CDS encoding class I SAM-dependent methyltransferase, which yields MSEQPAASRIRVEALAEGFQARAQHWAEQLGLPLQLDEADFALQVGEQGLQLQQLGPEAPGPVRVDFVEGGAAHRRLYGGGSGQMIAKAVGVAQGVRPRVLDATAGLGKDAFVLASLGCEMSLIERQPLIGALLEDGLARGAEDFEVAPIVARMRLLKGNSIEVMRDWEGEPPQVIYLDPMFPHREKTALVKKEMRLFRPLVGDDPDAPALLAAALALASHRVVVKRPRKAPCIEGVKPSHALDGKSSRYDIYPKKALKS from the coding sequence ATGAGCGAACAACCAGCGGCCAGCCGCATTCGGGTCGAGGCCTTGGCCGAAGGTTTTCAGGCGCGTGCGCAGCACTGGGCCGAGCAGCTGGGGTTGCCTTTGCAACTGGATGAGGCGGACTTTGCCTTGCAGGTGGGGGAGCAGGGGCTGCAGTTGCAACAGCTGGGGCCTGAGGCGCCGGGGCCGGTGCGGGTGGATTTTGTGGAGGGTGGGGCGGCGCACCGGCGTCTGTATGGCGGCGGCAGCGGGCAAATGATTGCCAAGGCGGTGGGTGTGGCGCAGGGCGTGCGGCCCAGGGTGCTGGATGCTACCGCGGGGTTGGGAAAGGATGCATTTGTGTTGGCCAGCCTGGGTTGCGAGATGAGCCTGATTGAACGCCAGCCGTTGATTGGGGCGTTGCTGGAAGATGGATTGGCGCGAGGTGCAGAGGATTTTGAGGTGGCGCCGATTGTGGCGCGGATGAGGTTGCTCAAGGGCAACTCCATTGAGGTGATGCGCGATTGGGAGGGGGAGCCGCCTCAGGTGATTTATCTGGATCCGATGTTTCCGCATCGGGAGAAGACGGCGTTGGTGAAGAAGGAGATGAGGTTGTTTCGGCCGCTGGTGGGGGATGATCCGGATGCGCCGGCGTTGTTGGCGGCGGCGTTGGCTTTGGCCAGTCATCGTGTGGTGGTCAAGCGGCCGCGTAAGGCGCCTTGTATTGAGGGGGTGAAGCCGAGTCATGCGTTGGATGGGAAGTCCAGTCGGTATGACATTTATCCTAAGAAGGCGCTGAAATCCTGA
- a CDS encoding energy transducer TonB: protein MSDIPSLFTGVLPTHNHFGLRNTQALAGVSHVWQDFFAQALAEQLGDTPGALAKSVAKPVDPAVEPSEGSDLLSQIVTQRACDVTDTEIAPPEPLFLPIAEFELELLPPAPPPYPAEEVVAQQKQQNFESAWVRPIVLAAGQPLPEPGPAPQPRPLHLPIAEFELDLLPPPPPPFPAEELVEQQKALDFDSRWARPLILHNLRLAA, encoded by the coding sequence ATGTCAGACATTCCTTCGCTATTCACCGGTGTACTGCCGACCCACAACCACTTCGGCCTGCGCAATACCCAAGCGCTGGCCGGCGTCAGTCATGTGTGGCAGGACTTCTTCGCCCAGGCGTTGGCCGAACAGCTCGGCGACACGCCGGGCGCGCTCGCCAAGTCGGTGGCGAAACCTGTGGACCCGGCGGTAGAACCCAGCGAAGGCAGTGACCTGCTGTCGCAGATCGTCACCCAGCGCGCCTGTGATGTGACAGACACCGAGATCGCCCCGCCCGAGCCGCTGTTCCTGCCTATCGCCGAATTCGAACTGGAACTGCTGCCACCGGCCCCGCCACCGTACCCGGCGGAAGAAGTGGTCGCCCAGCAAAAGCAGCAAAACTTCGAAAGCGCCTGGGTGCGCCCGATCGTCCTGGCCGCCGGCCAACCGCTGCCCGAACCGGGTCCGGCGCCGCAACCACGCCCGCTGCATTTGCCGATCGCCGAATTCGAACTGGACCTGCTGCCACCACCACCGCCACCGTTCCCGGCAGAAGAGCTGGTTGAGCAACAGAAAGCCCTGGATTTCGACAGCCGCTGGGCGCGTCCGCTGATCCTGCACAACCTGCGCCTGGCCGCCTGA
- the tsaB gene encoding tRNA (adenosine(37)-N6)-threonylcarbamoyltransferase complex dimerization subunit type 1 TsaB — translation MSTLLALDTATEACSVALLHDGKVTSHYEVIPRLHAQKLLPMIKQLLLDAGTTLSAVDAIAFGRGPGAFTGVRIAIGVVQGLAFALERPVLPVSNLAVLAQRAFREHGASQVAAAIDARMDEVYWGCYRETAGEMRLIGAEAVLPPEAAALPGDASGDWFGAGTGWGYGERIGVTLADQDAGMLPHAEDLLALARFAWERGEAIPADQAAPVYLRDKVAQTKAERGII, via the coding sequence ATGAGCACCTTGCTGGCCCTGGACACCGCGACTGAAGCTTGCTCCGTTGCCCTGCTGCACGATGGCAAGGTTACGAGCCACTACGAGGTGATCCCGCGCCTGCACGCGCAGAAGCTGTTGCCGATGATCAAGCAATTGCTGCTGGACGCGGGCACCACCTTGTCGGCGGTGGACGCCATCGCATTCGGGCGTGGCCCGGGCGCGTTCACCGGCGTGCGCATCGCTATCGGTGTGGTCCAGGGGTTGGCGTTTGCGCTGGAGCGTCCGGTATTGCCGGTGTCCAACCTGGCGGTGCTGGCGCAGCGCGCGTTTCGCGAGCACGGTGCAAGCCAGGTTGCAGCAGCCATCGATGCGCGCATGGACGAAGTGTATTGGGGCTGCTACCGCGAAACCGCTGGCGAGATGCGCCTGATCGGCGCTGAGGCCGTGCTGCCACCTGAAGCGGCGGCGTTGCCGGGCGATGCCAGCGGCGACTGGTTCGGTGCCGGCACCGGCTGGGGCTACGGCGAGCGCATTGGCGTGACGCTTGCCGACCAGGATGCGGGGATGCTGCCCCACGCCGAAGACCTGCTGGCCCTGGCACGCTTTGCCTGGGAGCGAGGCGAGGCGATTCCGGCGGACCAGGCGGCGCCCGTGTACCTGCGGGATAAAGTGGCGCAGACCAAGGCTGAACGCGGGATTATTTGA
- a CDS encoding oxaloacetate decarboxylase, with product MDAQTLRAETFKALHERDRAFVMPNPWDAGSAKMLASLGFEALATTSAGFAFSLGRPDAEGALSLEDTLGNAGAIVQATSLPVAADLENCFSDTPEGCAETILRAAATGIVGGSIEDATGIAVDPIYPFDLSVERVEAAVAAARSLPFPFTLTARAENLLHGRLDLPDTIRRLQAYAEAGADVLYAPALRSAEEVLAVVKAVAPKPVNILMSGALKLSVAQLSEMGVKRISVGSAMALAAYGEFFRAAQEVHELGTFTFTERSMPFSQANQLFKG from the coding sequence ATGGATGCCCAAACCCTTCGCGCCGAAACCTTCAAGGCCCTGCATGAGCGTGACCGCGCGTTCGTGATGCCCAATCCATGGGATGCCGGCTCCGCAAAAATGCTCGCCAGCCTGGGGTTTGAAGCCCTGGCCACCACCAGCGCCGGCTTTGCCTTCAGCCTCGGCCGCCCGGATGCCGAAGGTGCGTTGTCCCTGGAAGACACCTTGGGCAATGCCGGGGCGATCGTCCAGGCGACCTCGCTGCCCGTCGCCGCCGACCTGGAAAACTGCTTCAGTGACACCCCTGAAGGCTGCGCCGAGACTATCCTGCGGGCGGCAGCGACTGGGATTGTCGGTGGCTCCATCGAAGACGCCACCGGAATTGCCGTCGACCCGATCTATCCCTTTGATCTTTCCGTGGAGCGCGTCGAAGCCGCAGTCGCCGCTGCCCGCAGTTTGCCATTCCCCTTCACCCTGACCGCCCGCGCGGAAAACCTCCTGCATGGCCGGCTGGATTTGCCCGACACCATTCGCCGCCTGCAGGCCTACGCCGAAGCTGGCGCCGACGTGCTCTATGCACCGGCCCTGCGCAGTGCCGAGGAAGTATTGGCGGTGGTGAAGGCGGTTGCACCCAAGCCCGTGAATATCTTGATGTCAGGCGCCCTGAAACTCAGCGTGGCGCAGTTGAGCGAGATGGGCGTCAAGCGCATCAGCGTCGGCTCGGCCATGGCCCTGGCGGCTTATGGCGAGTTCTTCAGGGCGGCCCAGGAGGTTCATGAGTTGGGCACGTTTACCTTCACTGAGCGCTCGATGCCGTTCAGCCAGGCCAATCAACTGTTCAAGGGCTGA
- a CDS encoding DUF72 domain-containing protein, whose product MLLPYYLGCPSWSENAWREYLYPADARSSDYLALYSQVFNAVEGNTTFYARPSVATVQRWAEIMPEHFRFTAKFPGDISHSGNLIEQLPAAESFLGLMSPLGERISPLWLQLPASFTPQRLGELAGFIDGLERPLAVEVRHSEFFAKGDAERSLNRLLRDRGVERICLDPRALFSCTSTSAAVLHAQSKKPKVPPRPAALTQFPQVRFIGHPELEANDPFLMPWIEKVAGWIEEGRTPYVFLHTSDNRLAAQLALRFHEKLMLRLPGLPALPTLHREPEAEQLGLL is encoded by the coding sequence ATGCTGTTGCCTTACTACCTCGGTTGTCCGTCCTGGAGTGAAAACGCCTGGCGCGAATACCTGTATCCCGCCGACGCCCGCTCCAGCGATTACCTTGCCCTGTATTCCCAGGTCTTCAACGCCGTCGAGGGCAACACCACGTTCTACGCCCGTCCTTCCGTCGCTACCGTGCAGCGCTGGGCTGAAATCATGCCCGAGCATTTTCGCTTCACGGCCAAGTTTCCGGGGGATATCAGCCACAGCGGCAATCTGATCGAGCAGTTGCCGGCGGCGGAAAGTTTCCTGGGGTTGATGAGCCCGTTGGGCGAACGTATTTCGCCGTTGTGGCTGCAGCTGCCGGCCAGTTTTACCCCGCAGCGCCTGGGTGAGTTGGCCGGGTTTATCGACGGGCTGGAGCGACCGTTGGCGGTGGAGGTGCGTCACTCGGAATTTTTCGCCAAGGGCGATGCCGAGCGCAGTCTCAACCGCTTGCTGCGCGACCGCGGAGTCGAGCGCATCTGCCTGGACCCGCGTGCGTTGTTCAGTTGCACCTCCACCTCGGCAGCCGTGCTGCACGCCCAATCGAAAAAGCCCAAGGTGCCGCCTCGCCCGGCGGCGCTGACGCAGTTTCCGCAAGTGCGCTTTATTGGCCATCCGGAGTTGGAAGCCAATGATCCGTTCCTGATGCCCTGGATTGAAAAGGTCGCCGGCTGGATCGAAGAGGGGCGTACGCCCTACGTGTTTCTTCACACTTCCGACAATCGCCTGGCCGCCCAACTGGCCTTGCGCTTTCATGAGAAATTGATGCTGCGCTTGCCCGGCTTGCCGGCATTGCCCACCCTGCATCGAGAACCCGAAGCGGAGCAACTGGGGTTACTCTAA
- a CDS encoding TetR/AcrR family transcriptional regulator, translated as MSDNPVNTNSPGRPKDMAKRQAILDAAKILFLSNGYASTSMDAVAVEAGVSKLTVYSHFTDKETLFSAAVVAKCEEQLPVMYFELPEGVPVEKVLLNIARGFHVLINSEESVNLHRLMMTSGSQDPKLSQIFFEAGPMRMLQGMERLLGKIDQSGALRIAKPFTAAEHFFCLLKGTANFCLLYGCGGQLSAEAAEEHVQEVVGLFMRAYRAF; from the coding sequence ATGTCCGACAATCCTGTGAACACCAATAGCCCCGGGCGTCCCAAGGACATGGCAAAACGCCAGGCGATTCTTGATGCGGCGAAGATCCTGTTTTTGAGTAATGGGTATGCCAGTACCAGCATGGATGCCGTGGCAGTGGAGGCCGGGGTGTCGAAGCTGACGGTGTACAGCCATTTCACCGACAAGGAGACGCTGTTCTCGGCGGCGGTGGTTGCCAAGTGCGAAGAGCAGTTACCGGTGATGTATTTCGAGCTGCCCGAGGGTGTGCCGGTGGAGAAGGTGCTGCTCAATATCGCCCGCGGGTTTCATGTGCTGATCAATAGCGAGGAGTCGGTGAACCTGCATCGGTTGATGATGACTTCCGGGAGTCAGGATCCGAAGTTGTCGCAGATCTTTTTCGAGGCCGGGCCGATGCGTATGTTGCAGGGGATGGAGCGGCTGCTCGGTAAGATCGACCAGAGTGGCGCATTGCGTATTGCCAAGCCGTTCACCGCGGCGGAGCATTTTTTTTGCTTGCTCAAGGGGACGGCGAATTTTTGTTTGTTGTATGGGTGTGGGGGGCAACTGAGCGCTGAGGCGGCCGAGGAGCATGTGCAGGAAGTGGTTGGGTTGTTCATGCGGGCTTATCGGGCTTTTTGA
- the adk gene encoding adenylate kinase: MRVILLGAPGAGKGTQAKFITEKFGIPQISTGDMLRAAVKAGTELGLIAKSVMDSGGLVSDDLIINLVKERISQEDCKNGFLFDGFPRTIPQAEALVKAGVELDNVVEIAVEDEEIVQRIAGRRVHEASGRVYHIVYNPPKVAGKDDVTGEDLVQRKDDTEETVRHRLSVYHSQTKPLVDFYQKLSAAQGKPKYSHIEGVGSVEAITGKVLEALI; encoded by the coding sequence ATGCGCGTCATTCTGCTGGGAGCTCCCGGGGCCGGTAAAGGTACTCAGGCAAAGTTCATCACTGAAAAATTCGGCATTCCACAAATCTCCACCGGCGACATGCTGCGTGCGGCCGTCAAGGCCGGCACCGAGCTGGGCCTGATCGCCAAGAGCGTGATGGACAGCGGCGGCCTGGTCTCCGATGACCTGATCATCAACCTGGTCAAGGAACGCATCAGCCAGGAAGACTGCAAGAACGGTTTCCTGTTCGACGGCTTCCCGCGCACCATTCCCCAGGCTGAAGCCCTGGTGAAGGCCGGCGTCGAGCTGGACAACGTGGTGGAAATCGCCGTTGAAGACGAAGAGATCGTGCAGCGTATTGCCGGTCGTCGTGTTCACGAGGCCTCGGGCCGCGTCTACCACATCGTCTACAACCCGCCGAAAGTCGCGGGCAAGGACGATGTTACCGGCGAAGACCTGGTACAGCGTAAGGACGACACCGAAGAGACCGTGCGTCATCGCCTGTCGGTCTACCATTCCCAGACCAAGCCGCTGGTGGACTTCTACCAGAAACTCTCGGCCGCCCAGGGCAAGCCGAAGTACAGCCACATCGAAGGTGTGGGTTCGGTTGAAGCCATCACTGGCAAAGTACTGGAAGCGCTGATCTGA